A single genomic interval of Rosistilla ulvae harbors:
- a CDS encoding prenyltransferase/squalene oxidase repeat-containing protein, producing MSLSLSRRAMLRDTAAAGLALSLAAGSAPRAGAAKRDPRWEESIQRGLDWLARTQSSRGQWNAQHYPTALAALAGAAMIGSGSTTTQGPYARPIARATDFLISKCRDNGLIGDPLTDSRYTYGHGFSMLFLSQVLGEEGLVDRRRELVDVLSKAVQFSGYAQTPAGGWGYVSARDGNNFDEGSTTITQVQGLRGCRNAGIPVPGEIIEKAKQYIYECKNADGGISYSSRQTGSSRPAITAAALAALYNAGDYDGEHVPDMLDYAKKSLHRISGEQQAYGHWHYTYLYYSQVVYRQGEAEWAPFRDKLYDRIVGEQKADGYWEGQIHPVYVTACNLIMLQLDKGYLPIYQR from the coding sequence ATGTCATTATCGCTCTCTCGACGCGCGATGCTCCGCGATACGGCCGCGGCCGGCTTGGCTCTTTCGCTAGCGGCCGGTTCCGCCCCGCGAGCGGGTGCTGCCAAACGCGACCCGCGTTGGGAAGAATCGATCCAACGGGGACTCGATTGGTTGGCCCGAACCCAGTCGTCGCGGGGGCAATGGAACGCCCAGCACTATCCGACCGCCCTAGCCGCTCTGGCCGGCGCGGCGATGATCGGGTCGGGGTCGACGACCACGCAGGGGCCTTACGCCCGGCCGATCGCCCGAGCTACCGATTTTCTGATCAGCAAATGCCGCGACAACGGGCTGATCGGCGATCCGTTAACCGATTCTCGGTACACCTACGGCCACGGCTTTTCGATGCTGTTTCTGTCGCAGGTGCTCGGCGAAGAGGGACTTGTCGATCGCCGCCGCGAGCTAGTCGATGTGTTGAGCAAAGCTGTGCAGTTCAGCGGATATGCTCAGACGCCGGCGGGTGGTTGGGGATACGTGTCGGCTCGCGATGGAAACAACTTCGACGAGGGGAGCACTACGATCACGCAGGTCCAAGGTTTGCGAGGCTGTCGCAACGCGGGGATTCCTGTGCCCGGGGAGATCATCGAAAAGGCAAAGCAATACATCTACGAGTGTAAAAACGCCGACGGCGGGATCAGTTACAGCTCGCGACAGACCGGCAGCAGTCGCCCGGCGATCACCGCGGCGGCCCTGGCGGCGCTATACAACGCGGGGGATTACGACGGCGAACATGTTCCCGACATGCTCGATTACGCCAAGAAGAGCCTGCATCGGATCAGCGGCGAACAGCAGGCATACGGCCACTGGCACTACACCTATCTCTATTACAGCCAAGTCGTCTACCGGCAGGGGGAAGCCGAATGGGCTCCGTTTCGCGACAAACTGTACGATCGGATCGTCGGCGAACAGAAAGCCGACGGCTACTGGGAAGGCCAGATCCATCCGGTCTACGTGACCGCATGCAATCTGATCATGCTGCAGTTGGATAAAGGTTACCTGCCGATCTATCAGCGCTAG
- a CDS encoding DUF1501 domain-containing protein, producing MFQHPQLPRRQAIQAGAVGLLGLGMSHLDRLRAEAAPSFESARAKNVIYIFLSGGLAQHESFDMKPDAPAEIRGEFQPIATRTPGLQICEHLPQLAARSEKWSLVRSLTHPHNEHSMGHMVMLSGRSDLPTGFSPNGPKHTDHPSIAAIAGQVTQSVNNLPPAIMLPEKLVHRSGRVLPGQFGGQMGPGTDPFLLDCCSTNRQAYGAWPEYGFHHARGAENPKDLSFGLPSLQLPAAISKGRLGSRVDLLNELQSQQRGLRQLAEVDSFDRFQERALSMLADGKMSKALDVVDADPKTLDRYGRHVFGWSLLLARRLVGAGVNLVQVNLGNNETWDTHGNAFPNLKNYLLPPMDQAVAALLDDLDASGQLDETLIVMAGEFGRTPKISHLPSAYAHPGRDHWGACQSVFLAGGGIEGGRVVGSSDQHGGWPKDSPQTPENFAATIYSALGIPRTSYWHDLLDRPMPIYHGDPMPGLT from the coding sequence ATGTTCCAGCACCCACAACTTCCCCGTCGCCAAGCGATCCAAGCCGGCGCTGTTGGTCTGCTTGGGCTGGGCATGTCCCATCTGGATCGGTTGCGAGCCGAAGCCGCCCCGTCGTTTGAATCGGCGCGAGCGAAAAACGTGATCTACATCTTTCTGTCGGGCGGGCTGGCCCAACATGAGAGCTTCGACATGAAGCCCGACGCCCCGGCGGAGATCCGCGGCGAGTTCCAACCGATCGCCACCCGAACGCCGGGGCTGCAGATCTGCGAGCACCTGCCTCAACTGGCCGCTCGCAGCGAGAAGTGGTCGTTGGTCCGCAGCCTAACGCATCCCCACAACGAACACTCGATGGGACACATGGTGATGCTCTCGGGACGCTCCGATCTGCCGACCGGATTCAGTCCCAACGGTCCCAAACATACCGACCATCCATCGATCGCCGCGATCGCCGGACAGGTGACGCAATCGGTCAACAACCTGCCGCCAGCGATCATGCTGCCGGAGAAGTTGGTCCATCGATCGGGCCGCGTTTTGCCGGGGCAATTCGGCGGACAGATGGGACCGGGGACCGATCCTTTTTTACTGGATTGCTGCAGCACAAACCGGCAGGCCTACGGTGCGTGGCCCGAATATGGTTTTCATCACGCGCGTGGCGCGGAAAATCCGAAAGACCTCTCGTTTGGACTGCCCAGCTTACAACTGCCCGCCGCGATTTCCAAAGGCCGCTTGGGCAGCCGCGTCGACTTGTTAAACGAACTGCAATCGCAGCAGCGGGGACTGCGGCAGCTCGCCGAAGTCGACAGCTTCGATCGCTTCCAAGAACGGGCGTTGTCGATGTTAGCCGACGGAAAGATGAGCAAAGCGTTGGACGTCGTCGACGCCGATCCCAAGACGCTCGACCGCTACGGCCGACATGTCTTCGGTTGGTCGCTGCTGCTTGCGAGACGATTGGTCGGCGCCGGCGTGAACTTGGTTCAAGTCAATCTTGGCAACAACGAAACCTGGGATACGCATGGCAACGCGTTTCCGAACCTGAAGAACTATCTATTGCCGCCGATGGATCAAGCCGTCGCGGCGCTGTTGGATGATCTCGACGCGTCGGGCCAATTGGACGAGACCCTGATCGTGATGGCGGGCGAATTCGGCCGGACTCCAAAAATCTCGCACCTTCCGAGCGCCTACGCCCACCCGGGACGCGACCACTGGGGCGCTTGCCAGTCGGTCTTTTTGGCCGGCGGCGGAATCGAAGGAGGCCGCGTGGTCGGGTCGTCCGATCAACATGGCGGTTGGCCCAAGGACAGCCCACAGACTCCCGAGAACTTTGCCGCCACGATCTATTCCGCGCTCGGGATTCCCCGCACTTCCTACTGGCACGATCTGCTGGATCGCCCGATGCCCATCTATCACGGCGATCCGATGCCGGGGCTGACTTAA
- a CDS encoding 3-keto-disaccharide hydrolase encodes MKHLFHCSIALLFVSALARPSVAQEEGFTQLFDGKSLSGWKASENTDSWSVKDGTLMCDGPRSHLFYEGDLAPFKDFHFKADVMTTPGSNAGIYFHTKFQQEGWPVKGYECQVNVTHKDPKKSSSLYAVDNVAAPPVKDNEWYTQEIIVKGRHIVLKLNGETMVDYTEPENKQADNSGFDRRLSEGTFALQAHDPDSVVYFKNLRVKKLD; translated from the coding sequence ATGAAACATTTATTCCATTGCTCGATCGCTCTGTTGTTTGTCTCCGCTCTGGCCCGTCCCTCGGTCGCTCAAGAGGAAGGCTTCACCCAGTTGTTCGACGGCAAGTCGCTCAGCGGTTGGAAGGCGTCGGAAAACACCGACAGCTGGTCGGTCAAAGATGGCACGCTGATGTGTGATGGCCCGCGCAGCCACCTGTTCTACGAAGGCGATCTCGCGCCGTTCAAGGACTTCCACTTCAAAGCCGACGTGATGACAACTCCCGGCAGCAACGCCGGCATCTATTTCCACACCAAGTTCCAACAAGAGGGTTGGCCCGTGAAGGGCTACGAGTGCCAGGTCAACGTCACTCACAAGGACCCGAAGAAGAGCAGCAGTCTGTACGCGGTCGATAACGTCGCTGCACCGCCCGTGAAAGACAACGAGTGGTACACGCAGGAGATCATCGTCAAGGGACGCCACATCGTCCTGAAGCTGAACGGCGAAACGATGGTCGATTACACCGAACCGGAGAACAAGCAAGCCGACAATTCGGGCTTCGATCGCCGGCTCAGCGAAGGTACGTTCGCGTTGCAAGCGCACGACCCCGATAGCGTCGTCTACTTCAAGAACCTTCGCGTCAAGAAACTCGACTGA
- a CDS encoding prenyltransferase/squalene oxidase repeat-containing protein: MYQRWKFRHARRLFVTAALVAVTAGGAFAQPAAEVTKTETVSKSEALRREIVDKGLAYLAKQGQSDAGTFSDKVGPGVTALALTSALRNGRTANDPMVAAGLKALEGFVKPDGGIYGNGRLRNYETCVAMVCFSEANSGGQYNEILKRAKDFVTGIQYGQGKRDPSDPWYGGVGYGGDGRPDLSNTGYFIEALRAAEVEPNDPAIQRALVFISRCQNLDSKHNETQFAGKVDDGGFYYEIPTTKIDPSTSDERFTPNGGLRSYGSMSYNGLKSMIYAGLTTKDPRVQAAVQWITDHYDVENNPGMGSAGLFYYYHTFAAALQAAGLKTVKDANGKEHDWRADLIAELADRQQADGSWSNDNRRWFENDKNLATSFALMALSYCTPAK; encoded by the coding sequence ATGTATCAACGATGGAAATTCCGCCACGCGCGACGCCTTTTTGTCACCGCCGCTCTGGTGGCGGTAACCGCTGGCGGCGCGTTCGCTCAACCGGCAGCGGAGGTGACGAAAACGGAAACCGTTTCGAAGTCGGAAGCTCTGCGTCGCGAGATCGTCGATAAAGGGCTGGCCTATCTGGCAAAGCAGGGGCAATCGGATGCCGGCACCTTCTCCGATAAAGTTGGCCCCGGGGTGACCGCCTTGGCGCTGACATCGGCGCTGCGAAACGGTCGGACTGCAAACGATCCGATGGTCGCGGCGGGGCTCAAGGCGCTCGAAGGATTCGTTAAGCCCGACGGCGGGATCTACGGCAACGGACGGCTGCGGAACTATGAGACCTGCGTCGCGATGGTCTGTTTCTCCGAAGCCAATTCGGGTGGTCAGTACAACGAAATTCTGAAGCGTGCCAAAGACTTTGTGACGGGGATTCAATACGGCCAAGGAAAACGCGATCCGTCGGATCCGTGGTACGGCGGCGTCGGATATGGTGGCGACGGTCGGCCCGATCTCTCCAACACCGGCTACTTTATCGAAGCCCTTCGCGCGGCGGAGGTCGAGCCGAACGATCCGGCGATCCAACGGGCGTTGGTCTTTATCTCGCGGTGTCAGAACCTGGACAGTAAACACAACGAAACGCAGTTTGCCGGTAAGGTCGACGACGGCGGCTTCTATTACGAGATCCCAACAACCAAGATCGACCCGAGCACTTCGGACGAACGCTTTACGCCCAACGGCGGTCTCCGTAGCTACGGATCGATGTCGTACAACGGGCTCAAGAGCATGATCTATGCGGGGCTGACCACCAAGGATCCCCGCGTTCAAGCGGCGGTGCAGTGGATCACCGATCATTACGACGTCGAAAACAATCCCGGCATGGGCTCGGCCGGCCTCTTTTATTACTACCACACCTTCGCCGCCGCACTGCAGGCCGCGGGTCTGAAAACCGTCAAAGATGCCAACGGGAAGGAGCACGATTGGCGAGCCGATTTGATCGCCGAACTGGCCGATCGTCAGCAGGCCGATGGATCGTGGTCGAACGACAATCGCCGCTGGTTCGAGAACGATAAGAACCTCGCGACAAGTTTCGCTTTGATGGCGTTGTCCTATTGTACTCCCGCCAAGTAA
- the rsgA gene encoding ribosome small subunit-dependent GTPase A, whose product MARKKNRSKIRTEFRKKHQGKARNADLTREFKTGDTERLADAQHGERVSGKGALTRHRTVFGDAIDDSNGGLNVQLDSDDALIAGRVLSVHGLQSRVMGDDGVVYSCTVRQLLKSLSTDQRHVIATGDRVAIRTADNQEGMIERVEPRSHVLSRTSRGRQHVIVANVDWLMIVTSAAEPGLKPGLIDRFLLTAEHFGITPIICINKIDLVDAAEYQQLVGTFGQLGYRVLTCSAETGQGIDFLRQVIANRETAVVGQSGVGKSSLLNVIEPGLALRVSSVSSENQKGRHTTTAAKLIPLSSGGFVVDTPGIRQFQLWDITPGEVSALMPDLRPYVSGCRYSDCLHLDEDQCVVKDAVADGRIDARRYDSYCHLLEEDLMNKGR is encoded by the coding sequence ATGGCTCGTAAAAAGAACCGCTCGAAAATTCGCACCGAGTTTCGCAAGAAGCACCAGGGGAAGGCGCGCAATGCCGACCTGACCCGCGAGTTCAAAACGGGCGATACCGAACGCTTGGCCGACGCCCAGCATGGCGAACGCGTCAGCGGCAAAGGGGCGCTCACGCGGCACCGAACCGTCTTCGGCGATGCGATCGATGATTCCAACGGCGGCCTGAACGTTCAACTCGATTCCGACGATGCGTTGATCGCCGGCCGCGTGCTGAGCGTCCACGGGCTGCAGAGCCGAGTGATGGGGGACGACGGCGTCGTCTACAGCTGCACCGTTCGCCAGTTGCTTAAATCGCTCAGCACCGATCAACGGCATGTGATCGCCACCGGTGATCGCGTCGCGATCCGAACGGCCGACAATCAAGAGGGAATGATCGAACGGGTCGAGCCGCGTTCACATGTTCTGAGCCGAACCAGCCGCGGCCGCCAACATGTGATTGTCGCCAACGTCGACTGGTTGATGATCGTCACCAGCGCCGCCGAACCGGGGCTGAAGCCGGGACTTATCGATCGTTTCCTCCTGACCGCCGAACACTTTGGCATCACTCCGATCATCTGCATCAACAAGATCGATCTGGTCGACGCGGCGGAGTATCAGCAATTGGTCGGCACCTTCGGCCAGCTAGGCTATCGCGTGCTGACCTGTTCGGCCGAGACCGGCCAAGGAATCGATTTCCTTCGCCAAGTGATCGCCAATCGCGAGACAGCGGTCGTGGGGCAGAGTGGCGTTGGCAAAAGCAGCCTGCTGAACGTGATCGAACCGGGGCTGGCCCTCCGCGTCTCCAGCGTCAGCTCCGAAAACCAGAAGGGGCGGCACACGACAACCGCCGCAAAACTAATTCCTCTTTCCAGCGGCGGGTTTGTCGTCGACACCCCCGGGATCCGGCAATTCCAGCTCTGGGACATCACTCCTGGCGAAGTGTCCGCCTTGATGCCCGACCTGCGACCTTATGTCAGCGGCTGCCGTTATTCGGATTGCTTGCATTTGGATGAGGACCAGTGCGTGGTCAAAGATGCAGTCGCCGACGGCCGGATCGACGCGCGTCGCTACGACAGCTATTGCCATCTGCTGGAAGAAGACTTGATGAACAAAGGGCGTTGA
- a CDS encoding serine/threonine protein kinase yields the protein MSEFSTQRTTQLPLDGGFDTDAPTVRRLADASDGSESGVVPAAIGHGSSRVESAQTVIRRSGGQLPPPPSEQATPAEVAKVLEGAELGNFRLQCLIGGGGMGAVFRAADTRLDRTVAIKVIPRVGEDPDLLRRFKNEAQSAAKLDHPNIARVYDVGQENGWHYIVFEHIDGINLRDLVAQEGVLSIDDAVYYTRQVAEALEHANERGVVHRDIKPSNVLVTSSGQVKLVDMGLARSQHVEVTDDMTASGVTLGTFDYISPEQARDPREADVRSDLYSLGCTLYFILVGRPPFPGGSIVQKLMNHGNAAPPNPAVFRPEIHPDLTAIIHKLLAKKPSDRYPRPADAIADLHHLSKQLGLTRSAAMGTTSVPTPSVWPSLLQQHLPWIVAVSLLLLSTVWIQMMSAGESDLQIPRPDELRARPQSIAGAVASTETPSATSSETNEGAGNSPTAVDAEAARQRLAAAELKDATNDPPPVPWTTLIVNPSARADDPRAVTTLLDALEKAKSNTTIDTIELRADELEVAQLRIPRSGLKIRVAEGFAGMVILKDDAMPSMEPPIKIVTGGNGIAFEGIHFFWQTGSARDGGAVFGLTGQSKEKIELSDCSITIDNLARRGDVYAFQVKSNGVEPTPNRQPTATSAGLLVWLKLKNCVFRGQMTLIGMDSASRLDVEWSNGLLATTGRFLETGGAAKASFAMEQIKIKLDHVTAHCDDGFARVQLSPSASFPVTLNRSSNSCTFVSSPESRQFEVAGLNDLQATAAQCLSMQGKSNAYQLDEDRMGVIYRASDTQGDSLEYGWTDLNDEASWFAGFEEERPKSTVIWSDIFPRGKPVHTHVPRDYLQDGVLPPGFDPATIPKLPMPTKSL from the coding sequence ATGTCAGAGTTCAGCACTCAGCGAACGACGCAGCTACCACTCGATGGCGGTTTCGATACCGATGCGCCGACGGTTCGCCGATTGGCTGACGCCAGCGATGGCTCGGAATCGGGCGTCGTCCCCGCAGCGATCGGACATGGATCGTCGCGCGTCGAGTCAGCTCAAACTGTGATTCGCCGATCGGGCGGCCAGTTGCCTCCACCACCATCGGAACAAGCGACACCGGCAGAGGTTGCCAAGGTTCTCGAAGGAGCCGAACTGGGGAATTTCCGACTGCAGTGCCTGATCGGTGGCGGCGGCATGGGCGCTGTCTTCCGAGCTGCCGACACGCGGTTGGACCGAACGGTGGCGATCAAGGTGATTCCACGCGTCGGCGAAGATCCCGACCTGCTGCGGCGGTTCAAGAACGAAGCCCAAAGTGCGGCCAAGCTGGACCATCCGAACATCGCTCGGGTCTACGACGTCGGCCAGGAAAACGGCTGGCACTACATCGTCTTTGAACACATCGATGGGATCAACCTGCGCGACTTGGTCGCCCAAGAGGGTGTGCTGTCGATCGACGACGCGGTCTATTACACGCGGCAGGTCGCCGAGGCGCTTGAGCATGCAAACGAACGAGGCGTAGTCCATCGCGACATCAAACCTTCGAACGTCTTGGTCACATCCAGCGGACAGGTGAAACTTGTCGATATGGGCCTAGCGAGGTCTCAACACGTCGAAGTCACCGACGACATGACCGCCAGCGGCGTGACGCTGGGAACGTTCGACTACATCTCTCCCGAACAAGCCCGCGACCCGCGCGAAGCCGATGTCCGCAGCGATCTCTATTCGCTCGGCTGCACCTTGTATTTCATCCTCGTCGGCCGGCCTCCCTTTCCGGGCGGCTCGATCGTTCAGAAATTGATGAACCACGGCAACGCGGCGCCTCCCAATCCAGCGGTCTTCCGCCCCGAGATCCATCCCGATCTGACGGCGATCATCCATAAATTGCTCGCGAAAAAGCCGAGCGACCGCTACCCGCGACCAGCCGACGCGATTGCCGATCTGCACCATCTGTCAAAACAATTGGGGCTCACTCGATCCGCCGCGATGGGAACGACGTCGGTGCCGACGCCCAGCGTCTGGCCGTCGCTGCTGCAGCAACATCTGCCATGGATCGTCGCGGTCAGCCTGCTGCTGCTGAGCACGGTTTGGATCCAGATGATGTCGGCTGGCGAGAGCGATCTGCAGATCCCACGCCCCGATGAACTGCGGGCCCGCCCCCAATCGATCGCCGGCGCGGTGGCGTCTACCGAAACGCCGTCAGCGACGTCCAGCGAGACCAACGAAGGTGCGGGGAACAGCCCGACAGCCGTCGACGCCGAAGCGGCGCGACAGCGGCTGGCCGCGGCAGAGCTGAAAGATGCGACCAACGATCCACCGCCGGTTCCTTGGACGACGCTGATCGTGAACCCCAGCGCCCGCGCTGACGATCCCCGCGCGGTCACCACGCTTCTCGACGCGTTGGAAAAAGCGAAATCGAACACCACGATCGATACCATCGAATTGCGAGCCGATGAGCTCGAAGTCGCCCAACTGCGGATCCCTCGCAGCGGACTGAAGATTCGGGTCGCCGAAGGCTTTGCCGGCATGGTGATCCTAAAAGACGATGCGATGCCGTCGATGGAACCGCCGATCAAGATCGTCACCGGCGGGAACGGGATCGCTTTCGAAGGCATCCACTTCTTCTGGCAAACCGGATCGGCTCGCGATGGCGGCGCCGTCTTTGGACTGACGGGCCAATCCAAAGAGAAGATCGAATTGAGCGATTGTTCGATCACGATCGACAACCTCGCTCGCCGCGGCGATGTGTATGCCTTTCAAGTCAAATCGAACGGCGTTGAACCGACTCCCAACCGTCAACCGACGGCCACTTCGGCCGGCCTGCTGGTCTGGCTAAAACTGAAAAACTGCGTCTTCCGCGGCCAGATGACGTTGATCGGAATGGATAGCGCGTCGCGGCTGGACGTCGAATGGAGCAACGGTTTGCTAGCGACAACGGGCCGTTTCCTAGAGACCGGCGGCGCGGCAAAGGCTTCCTTTGCGATGGAACAGATCAAAATCAAATTGGACCATGTCACTGCCCATTGCGACGATGGCTTCGCTCGCGTCCAGCTCAGCCCGTCGGCATCGTTCCCCGTGACGCTGAACCGATCGTCCAACAGCTGCACCTTTGTATCGTCCCCCGAATCGCGACAGTTTGAAGTCGCCGGACTAAACGACCTACAAGCAACCGCCGCCCAATGCCTATCGATGCAAGGGAAAAGCAACGCTTACCAACTGGACGAAGACCGGATGGGAGTGATCTACCGAGCCAGCGATACCCAAGGGGACTCGCTGGAGTACGGTTGGACCGATTTAAACGATGAGGCGAGTTGGTTTGCCGGCTTCGAAGAGGAGCGCCCCAAGAGTACCGTGATCTGGTCGGATATTTTCCCTCGCGGCAAACCAGTCCACACCCACGTTCCCCGCGATTATCTGCAGGATGGCGTTTTGCCTCCCGGATTTGATCCGGCTACCATTCCAAAGCTACCAATGCCGACAAAGTCTCTGTAA
- a CDS encoding Gfo/Idh/MocA family protein, translating to MHGNICRWGILSTAAIAKKNWDSIRNSGNGQVVAVASRSAEKAQAFIAACQASAPVSHTVDAVGSYDDLLARSDIDAVYIPLPTGLRTDWVVKAANAGKHVMVEKPCGVTVDDVQRMIDACNANNVQFMDGVMYMHSKRMAEMRRVLDDGSSVGTIRRITSQFSFCAPEDWVQSNIRTGSDLEPAGCLGDLGWYTIRFILFAMNYQMPTEVRGRILHSVCRDGSGQAVPMEFQGELQFEGGASASFYNSFRTNHQQLGHISGDKGYLQVNDFVLPFLGNTSSFEVANHNFVEDGCRFTMEQHSRQVGVAEYSNNAADAQETQLFRKFSELVLSGTRDPFWPKVSLKTQAILDAALRSANHEGRAETVPMFND from the coding sequence ATGCATGGAAATATTTGTCGTTGGGGAATCCTGAGCACCGCAGCGATCGCGAAGAAGAACTGGGATTCGATTCGGAATTCGGGAAACGGCCAGGTCGTGGCGGTCGCTAGTCGATCGGCGGAAAAGGCCCAGGCGTTTATCGCCGCCTGCCAAGCCTCGGCTCCTGTGTCGCATACGGTCGATGCCGTCGGCAGCTACGATGATCTGCTGGCCCGCAGCGACATCGATGCTGTCTACATTCCATTGCCGACCGGACTGCGAACCGATTGGGTCGTCAAAGCTGCCAATGCTGGCAAGCACGTGATGGTCGAAAAGCCGTGTGGCGTGACGGTCGACGATGTGCAGCGGATGATCGATGCATGCAACGCCAACAACGTCCAGTTCATGGATGGCGTGATGTATATGCACAGCAAACGGATGGCCGAGATGCGTCGGGTCTTGGACGATGGCAGCAGTGTCGGGACGATTCGCCGAATCACCAGCCAGTTCAGTTTCTGTGCTCCCGAGGATTGGGTGCAGAGCAATATTCGGACTGGCAGCGATCTGGAGCCGGCCGGATGTCTGGGCGATCTGGGCTGGTATACCATCCGCTTCATCCTGTTTGCGATGAACTATCAGATGCCGACGGAAGTCCGGGGGCGGATTTTGCATTCGGTGTGCCGCGACGGAAGTGGGCAGGCGGTGCCGATGGAGTTTCAAGGGGAGCTGCAATTTGAGGGAGGAGCTTCGGCGTCGTTCTATAACTCCTTCCGAACCAACCATCAGCAGTTGGGCCATATCAGCGGCGACAAAGGTTATCTGCAGGTCAACGATTTTGTCCTCCCTTTCCTCGGGAACACCTCCAGCTTTGAAGTCGCCAACCACAACTTCGTCGAAGATGGATGTCGGTTCACGATGGAACAGCATTCCCGCCAGGTCGGCGTCGCGGAATACAGCAACAATGCGGCCGACGCGCAGGAGACTCAGTTGTTTCGAAAGTTCTCGGAACTGGTGCTGTCGGGAACTCGCGACCCCTTCTGGCCCAAAGTGTCTTTGAAAACTCAGGCGATTCTCGATGCGGCTCTGCGGTCGGCGAATCACGAAGGGCGTGCGGAAACCGTCCCGATGTTCAACGATTAA
- the kdsB gene encoding 3-deoxy-manno-octulosonate cytidylyltransferase, which translates to MLNAKIVIPARLASTRLPEKLLRVVAGKSILQRTYEAASRSRRAASMIVAVDDPRLLAEVERFGGNAMMTSVDCQSGTDRVAEAALADDQADVFVNVQGDEPEIDPDAIDLVVDLLEQHPEAYAATLATPIRDVADLKNPNCVKVVLETGGYALYFSRSPIPLPRDQDFQALVDHDPPLCWQHIGLYAYRREVLQWFTQQAPSPLELTERLEQLRLLEAGRRIVVGKIDHPAIGIDTEEDLRAFERKLATDG; encoded by the coding sequence ATGCTCAACGCCAAGATTGTCATTCCGGCGCGACTGGCGTCGACACGATTGCCCGAAAAACTGCTGCGGGTCGTCGCGGGGAAATCGATTCTGCAGCGAACCTACGAGGCGGCCAGCCGATCGCGGCGAGCCGCTTCGATGATCGTGGCGGTCGACGATCCGCGATTGCTAGCGGAAGTCGAGCGTTTTGGCGGCAACGCGATGATGACGTCGGTCGATTGCCAAAGCGGAACCGACCGAGTCGCCGAAGCTGCGTTAGCCGATGACCAAGCCGACGTCTTCGTGAACGTTCAAGGCGACGAACCGGAGATCGATCCCGATGCGATCGATCTGGTTGTCGATCTGTTGGAACAACATCCCGAAGCCTACGCGGCGACGCTAGCAACTCCGATTCGTGACGTCGCCGATCTGAAGAACCCCAACTGCGTCAAGGTCGTGCTGGAGACGGGCGGGTATGCGTTGTACTTCAGCCGCAGCCCGATCCCGCTGCCTCGCGATCAAGACTTCCAGGCGCTGGTCGATCACGACCCGCCACTCTGCTGGCAGCACATCGGCCTGTATGCCTACCGCCGCGAAGTGTTGCAGTGGTTCACTCAGCAGGCCCCCAGCCCGCTGGAGCTGACCGAACGGCTGGAACAATTGCGATTGCTGGAAGCAGGCCGGCGGATCGTGGTCGGCAAGATCGACCATCCCGCGATCGGAATCGATACCGAAGAGGATCTGCGAGCGTTCGAACGCAAACTGGCCACCGACGGCTAA